One genomic region from Gemmatimonadales bacterium encodes:
- a CDS encoding Ig-like domain repeat protein, protein MTRRLASLLAIGLATAAYGCGGDGLALPGNGDASNIAAFAGNNQQAPAGSTLEQPVVVLVTDPGNRPVEGQGVVFEVKSGAGSVTPDTAFTDAAGKASFSWTLGAPAGEQRVQARAFGGGVTGTVAVDLKATAMTGAGSALSQVSGDNQTAAVRSALPDSLVVKVSDAVGNPVAGVEVLWTVSSGSITPATVTTGADGLAAAERVLGSSAGTQTAAATVDGLAGSPVTFTSTAEAANPTSLVYVAGDGQTAPAGFPLADSLMVRLVDDNGNGVGGKAVTWVIPLGQGGSVTPLNSTTTANGYASTHWTLGPAAGSNLLNAVFSGVPSVPFTAMATSDVPTKIVLNGGDNQSAPVGSTLALPLSVKVTDGNNNPVANVSVTWTADSGSVSAPTSNTNASGIAQVSRTLGLVPGTYGTTAAVAGLTGSPVSFTSTATVGAPAKLAFDVQPSSAGVGETITPAVEVSVRDAQGLLVPTATNAITLTSSVGGTLVGGGAVNAIAGVAVFPGLSINQAGSGLKLTAHASGLSNAVSDAFDIGKSGTTTTLDGDTPATSVTGQAVTTTYSVTPTAGGGTPTGTVTVSDGAGTSCSASVAAGSCTLTFTTAGTRSLTASYAGDANFASSVSASSTHQVNKANTTAQLIQDDPDPSVFGEPVTFSFTVTVNGPGSGTPTGLVTVAGTGGGGAVSCQADATVGSCSLVPTAVGSRNYVATYAGSADFNSDPSGNLAHQVNQAATSTTVVSSDLSTDPGESVTFTATVTVTAPGAGTPTGQVRFFDGANQIGSNSALNGSGVATLSTTSLASGSHSITAVYLGSTNFAGSTSSDITQVVAAAPAATNDAFGVDEDGSLSVDAGTGLLQNDTPSSGVTAELVAGPSNASSFALHGDGSFDYAPAANFNGTDSFTYRTNNGSLTSNTATVTITVSPVNDAPSFIKGADQSVGSLSGIQTILGWATGLSPGPADESGQTLSFETSTDNDAAFLVTPSISATGTLTYTPSVLLVSPVSVTVSVRVQDTGGTANGGVDVSDFQTFKIDIGIGT, encoded by the coding sequence ATGACTCGTCGTCTCGCGTCCCTGCTCGCGATCGGCCTCGCCACCGCTGCTTACGGTTGCGGCGGCGATGGCCTGGCACTGCCGGGAAACGGAGACGCCTCCAACATTGCGGCGTTCGCCGGGAACAATCAGCAGGCTCCGGCAGGATCGACCCTGGAGCAGCCGGTGGTGGTCCTGGTCACCGACCCGGGCAACCGGCCGGTCGAAGGCCAAGGTGTCGTCTTCGAGGTCAAGAGCGGCGCGGGGAGTGTCACCCCCGACACCGCGTTCACCGACGCCGCTGGGAAGGCCTCGTTCTCCTGGACGCTGGGGGCGCCCGCGGGCGAGCAGCGGGTTCAGGCGCGTGCGTTCGGCGGCGGCGTCACCGGCACGGTCGCGGTTGACCTCAAGGCCACCGCAATGACCGGGGCCGGCTCGGCGCTCTCCCAGGTGAGCGGTGACAATCAGACCGCCGCCGTCCGCTCGGCGCTTCCCGATTCCCTCGTGGTCAAGGTGAGCGACGCGGTGGGGAACCCCGTTGCCGGCGTCGAGGTGCTGTGGACGGTGTCCAGTGGGTCGATCACCCCGGCGACTGTCACCACCGGCGCGGATGGCCTGGCGGCGGCCGAGCGGGTGCTCGGGAGCTCAGCCGGCACCCAGACGGCGGCGGCGACGGTCGATGGGCTGGCCGGCTCGCCGGTCACCTTCACCAGCACGGCGGAGGCCGCCAACCCGACCTCGCTGGTCTACGTGGCGGGCGATGGGCAGACGGCGCCGGCCGGGTTCCCCTTGGCGGATTCGCTGATGGTCCGGTTGGTGGATGACAACGGGAACGGCGTGGGCGGCAAGGCCGTAACCTGGGTCATACCCTTGGGCCAGGGCGGCTCCGTGACGCCGCTCAACAGCACCACGACCGCGAACGGCTATGCCTCGACCCATTGGACCCTCGGCCCGGCGGCCGGCTCGAATCTGCTGAACGCCGTGTTCTCCGGCGTACCCTCGGTGCCGTTCACCGCGATGGCCACGTCGGACGTGCCGACGAAGATCGTCCTGAACGGCGGCGACAATCAGTCGGCACCGGTCGGATCCACGCTGGCGCTCCCGCTCTCCGTGAAGGTCACGGATGGTAACAACAATCCCGTCGCCAACGTGTCGGTCACCTGGACCGCTGACAGTGGTTCCGTGTCCGCTCCGACCTCGAACACCAATGCGAGCGGCATCGCCCAGGTGAGCCGGACGCTGGGGCTCGTCCCGGGCACCTACGGCACGACTGCGGCGGTCGCCGGGCTCACTGGCTCGCCGGTGAGCTTCACTTCCACCGCCACGGTTGGCGCGCCGGCCAAGCTCGCGTTCGATGTGCAACCGAGCAGCGCCGGCGTGGGAGAGACGATCACGCCGGCGGTCGAGGTCTCGGTGCGGGACGCGCAGGGGCTGCTGGTCCCCACCGCCACCAATGCCATCACCCTGACCTCCTCCGTCGGTGGAACGCTGGTGGGAGGAGGAGCGGTGAACGCGATTGCCGGCGTTGCCGTCTTCCCGGGGCTTTCCATCAACCAAGCGGGCTCCGGCCTCAAGCTGACCGCGCATGCCTCGGGCCTGAGCAACGCCGTCAGCGATGCCTTCGACATCGGCAAGTCGGGGACGACCACCACGCTGGATGGAGACACCCCGGCGACATCGGTGACCGGCCAGGCGGTGACCACGACGTATTCGGTGACTCCCACCGCCGGCGGCGGCACCCCGACCGGCACGGTCACGGTGAGCGACGGTGCGGGTACCAGTTGCTCCGCGAGTGTCGCGGCCGGGAGCTGCACGCTTACCTTCACCACCGCCGGGACCCGTTCGCTGACGGCGAGCTACGCTGGCGACGCCAACTTCGCCAGCAGCGTCTCGGCCTCCAGCACCCATCAGGTGAACAAGGCGAACACCACGGCCCAGCTCATCCAGGACGATCCCGACCCTTCGGTCTTCGGCGAGCCGGTCACGTTCAGCTTCACGGTCACTGTGAACGGGCCCGGCTCCGGAACTCCGACGGGGCTGGTCACGGTCGCCGGGACTGGCGGCGGCGGCGCGGTGAGCTGCCAGGCCGACGCCACGGTCGGGAGCTGCTCGCTGGTGCCCACGGCGGTCGGCAGCAGGAACTACGTGGCGACCTACGCCGGCAGCGCCGATTTCAACTCCGACCCCTCCGGTAACCTGGCTCACCAGGTCAACCAGGCTGCCACCTCGACCACGGTGGTCTCGTCCGACCTGTCGACCGATCCGGGCGAGAGCGTGACCTTCACCGCCACCGTGACGGTGACCGCGCCAGGCGCGGGCACGCCGACGGGGCAAGTGCGGTTCTTCGATGGGGCGAATCAGATCGGCAGCAACAGCGCCTTGAACGGGAGTGGCGTGGCCACGCTCTCCACCACCAGCCTGGCCAGCGGCAGCCACAGCATCACGGCGGTCTATCTCGGCTCGACCAACTTCGCGGGGAGCACCTCCAGCGACATCACCCAGGTGGTGGCCGCAGCCCCGGCGGCGACGAATGACGCTTTCGGCGTGGACGAGGACGGGTCGCTGAGCGTCGACGCCGGGACGGGCCTGCTCCAGAACGACACGCCGAGCAGCGGGGTGACCGCCGAGCTGGTGGCCGGACCGTCGAACGCGAGCAGCTTCGCGCTGCATGGCGATGGGTCGTTCGATTATGCGCCGGCCGCCAACTTCAACGGCACCGACAGCTTCACCTATCGGACCAACAACGGCTCGCTCACTTCCAACACGGCCACGGTCACCATCACCGTGTCCCCGGTGAACGACGCGCCCAGCTTCATCAAGGGAGCCGATCAGAGCGTGGGGAGCTTGAGCGGGATCCAGACGATCCTGGGCTGGGCCACCGGGCTGAGCCCAGGGCCGGCCGACGAGTCGGGACAGACCCTCTCCTTCGAGACCTCAACTGACAACGACGCCGCCTTCCTGGTAACCCCCTCGATCAGCGCCACCGGAACTCTGACGTACACCCCCAGCGTCCTCCTGGTCTCTCCGGTCAGTGTCACGGTCTCGGTCCGGGTGCAAGACACCGGTGGAACGGCCAACGGGGGCGTGGACGTGAGCGACTTTCAGACGTTCAAGATCGACATCGGGATCGGCACTTGA
- a CDS encoding Ig-like domain-containing protein, producing the protein MSQAVPLVSRRGFLPVALAVLLGCGLGCGGDLTLPDASGNGIDLSIVDGRTQTGVVGEPLPRLVVVKVATQAGQPIGGRRVAFVLSDPSAGTIDPDTAITSSEGQASARWVLGTRPGEYQGEARLVTTDSTAPPSIPFAATAHAGPPDTVRAVSPQNQFGRREHQLDDPLVVAVVDRFGNPVPGAAVHWSVTSGGGSLSAEETATGSDGTTSVAWTLGPGIGLQRASAAVEGATGSPLTFTATVLF; encoded by the coding sequence ATGAGTCAGGCCGTCCCGCTGGTGTCCCGACGCGGCTTCCTCCCGGTCGCTCTCGCCGTCCTCCTGGGCTGCGGCCTGGGCTGCGGCGGCGACCTGACGCTGCCGGATGCGTCCGGTAACGGGATCGACCTCTCGATCGTGGACGGACGGACGCAGACCGGAGTCGTGGGTGAGCCGCTACCCAGGCTGGTGGTCGTGAAGGTGGCCACCCAGGCCGGCCAGCCGATCGGAGGGAGACGGGTTGCCTTCGTGCTCTCGGATCCGTCGGCTGGCACCATCGACCCCGACACGGCCATCACCAGCTCCGAGGGACAGGCCTCCGCGCGTTGGGTGCTGGGAACCAGGCCCGGTGAATACCAGGGCGAGGCACGCCTGGTGACCACCGACTCCACCGCGCCGCCGAGCATCCCCTTCGCTGCCACTGCTCATGCGGGGCCCCCTGATACCGTGCGTGCCGTCAGTCCCCAGAATCAGTTCGGCCGCCGGGAGCACCAGCTCGACGATCCGCTCGTGGTGGCCGTGGTCGACCGGTTCGGCAATCCGGTGCCCGGCGCGGCGGTCCACTGGAGCGTGACCAGTGGGGGCGGATCACTGAGTGCGGAGGAGACTGCGACGGGATCGGACGGGACCACCTCGGTGGCCTGGACCTTGGGACCTGGTATCGGGCTGCAACGGGCCTCCGCGGCGGTCGAGGGGGCCACCGGCTCCCCGCTGACCTTCACGGCAACGGTCCTGTTCTGA
- a CDS encoding SURF1 family protein, which translates to MALLLVLAAGFARLGIWQLSRLHQRRGANRITLAARSAAPVRLPGPALRRPDTLAEHRLIARGRYDHDHDIVLRGEALQGVPGVHLVTPLRMAGTDTALLVDRGFVPAPDAVSVQPERLREPGEIVAEGTAVPVGTGGGKPIVHAGRTTWARLDLPALRSQLPYPVLPVYLRQTPGPGVPSFPRRLEPPPIDEGPHLSYAIQWFLFAGLAAAFAFLVVGRQT; encoded by the coding sequence ATGGCACTGTTGCTGGTGCTGGCTGCCGGATTCGCCAGGCTGGGCATCTGGCAGCTCTCCCGCCTGCACCAGCGCCGCGGCGCCAATCGGATCACCCTGGCCGCGCGGAGCGCGGCTCCGGTGCGGCTGCCCGGCCCGGCGCTCCGCCGGCCGGACACGCTGGCGGAGCATCGGTTGATCGCCCGGGGGCGCTACGACCACGATCACGACATCGTGCTTCGCGGAGAGGCGCTGCAGGGCGTGCCCGGCGTTCACCTGGTGACGCCGCTCAGGATGGCGGGAACCGATACGGCCCTGCTGGTCGATCGGGGATTCGTCCCGGCGCCCGATGCGGTGAGCGTTCAGCCGGAGCGCCTGCGGGAACCAGGAGAGATCGTGGCGGAAGGCACGGCGGTTCCGGTGGGCACCGGAGGCGGGAAGCCGATCGTTCACGCGGGCCGCACCACCTGGGCCCGGCTCGACCTGCCCGCGCTGCGCTCGCAGCTCCCCTACCCCGTGTTGCCGGTCTATCTCAGGCAGACTCCCGGCCCCGGCGTCCCGAGCTTTCCCCGACGACTTGAGCCGCCACCGATCGACGAGGGACCCCACTTGAGCTACGCGATCCAGTGGTTCCTCTTCGCCGGGCTGGCAGCGGCGTTCGCCTTTCTGGTGGTGGGCCGGCAGACCTGA
- a CDS encoding dipeptidase, translated as MKLGSPTVILAAAFLAFTPLPMSAQTSPDRALEHARKLLHSAPLIDGHNDLPWEIRVSKTAPRDVAAYDLRQRAPKHTDLGRLKQGEVGAQFWSIYIPGEIKDSGFARVQLEQFDIARRMIASYPDRLALALTADDIERDFKRGRLASLLGMEGGHAIENSLGALRSYYTLGARYMTLTHNVTLDWADAALDTARHGGLTNFGREVVREMNRLGMLVDLSHVSPGVMSNTLDVAEAPVIFSHSAARALVDHPRNVPDSILARLPKNGGVVMVTFVPGFISTAVAAWEARSDSQLTQIKAAVTDTAEQTRQWEAWKTAHPSPTATLAQVADHIDHVRAVAGVDHVGIGSDFDGMEGGPVGLEDTSTFPQLFAELIRRGWSDGDLKKLAGGNLLRVLHQAEATAARLQRSRPPSTATIEALDGRQTRPAT; from the coding sequence ATGAAGCTGGGCTCGCCCACCGTCATCCTCGCAGCAGCCTTTCTGGCCTTCACTCCATTGCCCATGTCTGCCCAAACGTCGCCCGACCGGGCGCTGGAGCACGCTCGGAAGTTGCTGCACTCCGCCCCGCTCATCGATGGGCACAACGACCTCCCCTGGGAGATCCGGGTCTCCAAGACGGCGCCGCGGGACGTGGCGGCGTACGATCTCCGGCAGCGGGCCCCCAAGCACACCGACCTGGGCCGGCTCAAGCAGGGCGAGGTCGGCGCCCAGTTCTGGTCGATCTACATTCCGGGCGAGATCAAGGACAGCGGCTTCGCCCGGGTGCAGCTGGAGCAGTTCGACATCGCTCGCCGGATGATCGCCAGCTATCCTGACCGTCTCGCGCTGGCACTCACGGCCGACGACATCGAGCGGGACTTCAAGCGCGGCCGGCTGGCCTCGCTTCTGGGAATGGAGGGCGGCCACGCGATCGAGAACTCGCTCGGTGCGCTCCGGTCCTACTACACGCTGGGCGCCCGCTACATGACCCTGACCCACAACGTCACCCTGGACTGGGCCGACGCCGCGCTGGACACGGCCCGCCACGGCGGACTCACCAACTTCGGGCGGGAGGTGGTCCGGGAGATGAACCGGCTCGGCATGCTGGTCGACCTCTCGCACGTCTCGCCGGGAGTGATGAGCAATACCCTCGATGTCGCCGAGGCGCCGGTGATCTTCTCCCACTCGGCCGCGCGCGCGCTGGTGGACCACCCGCGCAACGTGCCCGATTCCATCCTCGCCCGGCTGCCCAAGAACGGCGGCGTCGTGATGGTGACCTTTGTCCCCGGTTTCATCTCCACCGCTGTCGCCGCGTGGGAAGCGCGGTCGGACAGCCAGCTCACGCAGATCAAAGCCGCCGTCACCGACACGGCGGAACAGACCCGCCAGTGGGAGGCGTGGAAGACGGCGCACCCGAGCCCCACCGCCACCCTGGCCCAGGTAGCCGACCACATCGACCATGTGCGGGCGGTCGCGGGCGTGGACCACGTCGGCATCGGGAGCGACTTCGACGGGATGGAGGGGGGCCCGGTGGGGCTGGAGGACACGTCCACCTTTCCCCAATTGTTCGCGGAGCTGATCCGGCGGGGCTGGAGCGACGGCGATCTCAAGAAGCTGGCGGGAGGCAACTTGCTGCGGGTGCTGCATCAGGCGGAGGCGACGGCTGCGCGGCTGCAGCGGAGCCGGCCGCCCTCGACCGCCACCATCGAGGCCCTGGACGGACGGCAGACCCGCCCGGCTACCTGA
- a CDS encoding YkgJ family cysteine cluster protein → MRDFPSLPCYPCPHQSSCCAYGVTLSDQEAAAIIRHHGAAKVYRSRWGEWRTRVRGKRCVFLRENVCTIHAESYYPAVCRGFPWTDAETGGPYEYDRTICGEFLARPELVQLGRR, encoded by the coding sequence ATGCGCGATTTTCCATCGCTGCCGTGTTATCCCTGTCCCCATCAATCCTCCTGTTGCGCCTACGGTGTCACCCTGAGTGACCAGGAGGCCGCCGCGATCATCCGGCACCACGGCGCCGCGAAGGTTTACCGCAGCCGCTGGGGCGAGTGGCGCACTCGGGTCCGCGGAAAGCGCTGCGTGTTCCTCCGGGAGAACGTGTGCACCATCCACGCGGAGAGCTACTACCCCGCCGTCTGCCGCGGCTTTCCCTGGACCGACGCGGAGACCGGCGGTCCCTACGAATACGACCGGACCATCTGCGGGGAGTTCCTCGCGCGGCCGGAGCTGGTGCAGTTGGGTCGGCGCTGA
- a CDS encoding glycoside hydrolase family 38 C-terminal domain-containing protein: MTSASVPVRSSSRLTFLLIPHTHWDREWYLPRAAFLARLVPMLDDLIDRLERQPAFRSFLLDGQTVLVDDYLGVRPEQTERVRALVRAGRLQLGPWYVLADELVPSGESLVRNLLLGQLDAAHLGGRSDVLYSPDAFGHPAAWPALAAEFGIGYGVLWRGLGGEAGQDGDLYRWRAPDGRSVLLYHLPPDGYEVGAALPADTVSLAQAWPRLRAALTARAVTSQVAVFVGADHHAAHPQVGGLREGLSGLEREADVRVSRLDDFLIAAAEEAGPLPELTGELRWSYGYTWTLQGVQGTRASLKRRHAEAELWLERVAEPLAALAAGAGLGDRGPLLRHAWRTLVRSQFHDSIGGCTSDEVARRVLIRMEDAESLAREIAGSALGALAGDNPDQARDHPEQTAPRLVIWNPVPREREGVVIAELTSFRCDVLIGPPGDRSPRTGSAAVPLRLMGPAGPLQMQELGRYAAQERLDSARHYPDQDEVEVTRVALIAPRLSGFGLAELAPAGPEALEPARPGVGATERGLDNGLIEIAVGPDGSVGLHDRATGQRFTGLFALESGGDVGDTYSYAAPAGDRIRSLQRPPEVRVLASGPLVGALEVRGVLKLATGRVGVRLVLSVHTESPALRCTLELDNQALDHRVRVRCPSGVPGQSAVAGAAFGHVERRPVQPNQRRYPRETPVATAPAQRFVATAIGGRGLALFAPGFFEYEHTARGDLVITLFRAIGQLSRDDLPTRQGHAGWPTPTPEAQEQGCHRVQLALQAVGAGDLENGATLARLWEDVFLPPRAVWLRQAIPLRPSTGALELEGAGLVFSALKPADSGGGIVLRCYNGSDLPSEGGWRLPWAAVRAQRVRADEQGDPMELTLDADRRGVRFTAAPRAIVTIVVSLSPS; the protein is encoded by the coding sequence GTGACCTCCGCGTCCGTTCCGGTCCGCTCGAGCTCCCGCCTCACCTTCCTTCTCATCCCCCACACCCATTGGGACCGGGAATGGTATCTCCCGCGGGCGGCGTTTCTCGCCCGCCTGGTTCCGATGCTGGATGACCTGATCGATCGCCTCGAGCGGCAGCCCGCCTTCCGCAGCTTCCTGCTGGACGGCCAGACGGTGCTGGTCGACGACTACCTCGGCGTGCGGCCGGAGCAGACCGAGCGGGTGCGGGCCCTGGTTCGCGCCGGACGACTGCAGCTTGGTCCCTGGTACGTCCTGGCCGACGAGCTAGTGCCGTCCGGTGAATCGCTGGTGCGGAACCTTCTCCTGGGCCAGCTCGATGCGGCACACCTGGGTGGCCGGAGCGATGTGCTCTACTCGCCCGACGCCTTCGGACATCCCGCGGCCTGGCCCGCGCTGGCCGCGGAGTTCGGCATCGGCTACGGCGTCCTCTGGCGGGGGCTGGGCGGCGAGGCGGGGCAGGATGGCGATCTCTACCGCTGGCGCGCACCGGATGGCCGCTCGGTGTTGCTCTATCACCTGCCGCCCGACGGATACGAGGTCGGCGCCGCGCTACCGGCCGACACCGTCTCCCTGGCCCAGGCGTGGCCGCGCCTGCGAGCGGCGCTCACCGCCCGCGCCGTCACCTCCCAGGTGGCCGTGTTCGTGGGCGCCGATCATCACGCCGCCCACCCCCAGGTGGGTGGCCTCCGCGAGGGCCTGTCCGGGCTGGAGCGGGAGGCAGATGTGCGGGTCTCCCGGCTGGATGACTTCCTGATCGCTGCGGCCGAGGAGGCCGGCCCTTTGCCTGAGCTGACCGGCGAGCTCCGCTGGTCTTACGGCTACACCTGGACGCTGCAAGGCGTGCAGGGAACGCGCGCCTCGCTCAAGCGACGGCACGCCGAAGCCGAGCTATGGCTGGAGCGGGTGGCCGAGCCCCTCGCGGCACTGGCGGCGGGTGCCGGCCTCGGCGACCGCGGTCCCCTGCTGCGACACGCCTGGCGCACGCTGGTGCGATCTCAGTTCCACGACTCCATCGGCGGCTGCACCTCGGATGAGGTTGCCCGCCGGGTGCTGATCCGGATGGAGGACGCGGAGAGCCTGGCGCGGGAGATCGCCGGCTCCGCCCTCGGCGCTCTGGCCGGCGACAACCCCGATCAGGCCCGGGATCACCCCGAGCAGACAGCGCCACGGCTGGTGATCTGGAATCCGGTTCCCCGTGAACGGGAGGGCGTCGTCATCGCCGAGCTCACCTCGTTCCGGTGCGACGTCCTGATCGGCCCGCCCGGTGACCGGAGCCCGAGGACGGGGAGCGCTGCAGTCCCGCTTCGGCTGATGGGCCCCGCGGGTCCCCTCCAGATGCAGGAGCTGGGGAGGTACGCTGCCCAGGAGCGGCTGGACTCGGCGCGGCATTATCCCGACCAGGATGAAGTGGAGGTCACCCGGGTGGCGCTGATCGCGCCGCGTCTCAGCGGGTTCGGGCTCGCGGAGCTGGCGCCGGCAGGGCCGGAGGCGCTGGAGCCGGCGCGGCCGGGCGTCGGCGCCACCGAGCGCGGTCTGGACAACGGCCTGATCGAGATCGCGGTCGGTCCCGATGGATCGGTTGGTCTGCATGACCGCGCCACGGGTCAGCGCTTCACCGGGCTCTTCGCGCTGGAGTCGGGTGGGGACGTGGGGGATACCTACAGCTACGCGGCGCCGGCTGGAGATCGGATCCGTTCCCTGCAACGGCCACCCGAGGTTCGCGTGCTCGCCAGTGGTCCGCTGGTGGGTGCCCTGGAAGTCCGGGGAGTGCTGAAGCTGGCCACGGGTCGGGTCGGTGTGCGACTGGTTCTGTCCGTCCACACGGAGAGCCCGGCGCTCCGTTGTACCCTCGAGCTCGATAATCAGGCGCTCGATCATCGCGTGCGGGTGCGTTGCCCCTCCGGAGTGCCCGGGCAGAGCGCCGTGGCCGGGGCCGCCTTCGGGCATGTCGAGCGCCGGCCGGTGCAGCCGAACCAGCGACGCTACCCGCGGGAGACCCCAGTGGCGACGGCTCCCGCTCAGCGGTTCGTGGCCACCGCAATCGGCGGCCGGGGTCTCGCGCTGTTCGCGCCCGGGTTCTTCGAGTACGAGCACACCGCCCGCGGCGATCTCGTCATCACCCTGTTCCGTGCCATCGGCCAGCTTTCCCGCGACGATCTCCCCACCCGGCAGGGCCACGCGGGCTGGCCCACGCCGACACCCGAGGCTCAGGAGCAGGGCTGCCACCGGGTCCAGCTCGCGCTGCAGGCCGTCGGTGCGGGGGACCTGGAGAACGGCGCCACGCTAGCCCGGCTCTGGGAGGATGTCTTCCTGCCCCCGCGCGCCGTCTGGCTGCGCCAGGCCATCCCGCTTCGCCCCTCCACCGGCGCACTCGAGCTGGAGGGAGCGGGCCTGGTCTTCTCGGCACTCAAGCCGGCGGACTCCGGCGGCGGGATCGTGCTCCGCTGCTACAACGGGTCGGACCTGCCGAGCGAGGGCGGGTGGCGCCTCCCCTGGGCCGCGGTCCGCGCCCAGCGGGTGCGCGCCGACGAACAGGGCGATCCGATGGAGCTGACGCTCGATGCCGACCGCCGCGGTGTCCGCTTCACCGCGGCCCCCCGGGCGATCGTCACGATAGTGGTTTCGTTGTCTCCGAGCTGA
- a CDS encoding enolase C-terminal domain-like protein codes for MRIDRIELYQVTLPLVEPFIISGGTMTERRSLVVALHDEDGHVGYGESPPFELPFYSEETLGGARLLLTELLIPRLLGQELAGPEAVDVSLRAGVRGNPFARAALETAAWDLEAHRRGSGLAALLGERLGLAPAPAIPCGVALGIPQDRLTRTLQRWIEAAVAKGYRRVKIKVAPGWDSAPVGAARQVLAGTGLPLTVDANGGYEWPEHEAALRSLDDAGLLYFEQPLPPDDLVGHVQLSRVLRTPVCVDETLRDARAARQLVALDGPRTWNVKVHRVGGLSEVCRIVRTAGTVNAALWAGTMPESGLGSQAALAAASLPGFVYPSDLEPSARWFGPGLDVIELTMSTDGWMQVPAQSIAGLLDRDRFQAASRRLLTVDAGSPR; via the coding sequence GTGCGAATCGATCGTATCGAGCTGTACCAGGTGACGCTGCCCCTGGTGGAGCCGTTCATCATCTCCGGCGGAACGATGACGGAACGCCGCTCTCTCGTGGTCGCGCTGCACGACGAAGACGGCCACGTCGGCTACGGCGAGTCGCCCCCCTTCGAGCTGCCGTTCTACTCGGAGGAGACGCTGGGAGGCGCGCGGCTGCTGCTGACCGAGCTGCTCATTCCCCGGCTGCTTGGCCAGGAGCTCGCCGGGCCCGAGGCGGTGGATGTATCGCTCCGGGCCGGCGTACGCGGCAATCCGTTCGCTCGCGCGGCGCTGGAGACGGCGGCATGGGACCTGGAGGCGCATCGCCGGGGCAGCGGTCTCGCCGCGCTGCTGGGCGAGCGGCTCGGTCTCGCACCCGCGCCCGCCATTCCGTGCGGTGTCGCGCTCGGCATTCCGCAGGATCGCTTGACTCGCACCCTGCAGCGTTGGATCGAGGCTGCGGTGGCCAAGGGGTACCGGCGGGTCAAGATCAAGGTGGCGCCCGGCTGGGACTCGGCGCCCGTGGGCGCTGCCCGGCAGGTCCTGGCCGGCACCGGGCTGCCACTCACGGTCGATGCCAACGGCGGCTACGAATGGCCGGAGCACGAAGCGGCCCTGCGCTCGCTGGATGACGCCGGGCTGCTCTACTTCGAGCAGCCGCTTCCTCCGGACGACTTGGTGGGTCACGTCCAGCTTTCTCGAGTGCTCCGGACGCCGGTCTGCGTCGACGAGACGCTGCGAGATGCCCGGGCAGCCCGCCAGCTGGTCGCGCTCGACGGGCCGAGGACCTGGAATGTGAAGGTGCACCGGGTGGGAGGGTTGTCTGAGGTCTGCCGGATCGTGCGGACGGCCGGCACGGTCAATGCGGCGCTCTGGGCCGGGACGATGCCCGAGTCGGGGCTCGGCTCCCAGGCGGCCCTGGCGGCGGCCAGCCTCCCCGGCTTCGTCTACCCGTCGGACCTAGAGCCCAGCGCCCGCTGGTTCGGCCCCGGCCTCGACGTGATCGAGCTGACGATGTCCACCGACGGCTGGATGCAGGTGCCTGCACAATCGATCGCCGGGCTCCTGGACCGGGACCGGTTCCAGGCCGCCAGCCGCCGGCTCCTGACGGTCGACGCCGGGAGCCCGCGTTGA
- a CDS encoding dihydrodipicolinate synthase family protein yields the protein MPARFEPGPDPAVAALTERLAWGLIPAVPVPFRGSELDQGAQRRYAGWMAAQPVAGVAVWAHTGRGPHLLPEQRRLVLDAWREALPDRVLVAGARDIGMAIEARRGRADALLAFPERHDPVAHHLRLSRELPVIAFYLYEAAGGVAYDDATLDAILDLPEVLGIKVATLDSVMTFQRIAALMQRHPDKLLITGEDRFLGYSLLLGARAALVGMGAALPDLQVDLLRACAAKDWARFVALSALCDRFAQTTFIAPMEGYIRRMLWAAAADGALPPESCDDPWGPPLPAVERALVEQTVRDARTTAA from the coding sequence ATGCCGGCTCGCTTCGAGCCCGGCCCTGACCCGGCCGTGGCCGCACTGACCGAGCGGCTCGCCTGGGGCCTCATCCCCGCGGTGCCCGTGCCCTTCCGGGGCAGCGAGCTGGACCAGGGAGCCCAGCGACGCTACGCCGGCTGGATGGCCGCGCAGCCGGTGGCCGGGGTGGCGGTCTGGGCGCACACCGGACGCGGCCCTCACCTGCTGCCGGAACAGCGCCGCCTGGTGCTCGACGCCTGGCGGGAGGCGCTGCCCGATCGCGTGCTCGTCGCGGGCGCGCGCGACATCGGCATGGCCATCGAGGCGCGCCGGGGTCGGGCCGACGCGCTGCTCGCATTTCCCGAGCGGCACGATCCGGTGGCTCATCATCTGCGCCTGAGCCGCGAGCTGCCGGTGATCGCCTTCTATCTCTACGAGGCCGCCGGCGGCGTCGCTTACGACGACGCGACGCTCGATGCCATTCTCGATCTCCCCGAGGTACTCGGCATCAAGGTCGCCACGCTCGATTCGGTGATGACCTTCCAGCGGATCGCCGCACTGATGCAGCGGCACCCCGACAAGCTGCTCATCACCGGCGAGGATCGATTCCTGGGCTATTCGCTCCTGCTCGGCGCGCGCGCGGCGCTGGTGGGGATGGGCGCGGCGCTGCCCGACCTGCAGGTGGATCTGCTCCGTGCCTGCGCGGCGAAGGACTGGGCCCGATTCGTGGCCCTCTCCGCGCTCTGCGACCGTTTCGCCCAGACCACCTTCATCGCGCCGATGGAGGGGTACATCCGCCGGATGCTCTGGGCCGCGGCCGCCGATGGCGCCCTGCCGCCCGAGTCCTGCGACGACCCCTGGGGACCCCCGCTGCCGGCAGTGGAGCGCGCCCTGGTGGAACAGACGGTGCGGGATGCTCGGACAACTGCGGCGTGA